A part of Setaria viridis chromosome 8, Setaria_viridis_v4.0, whole genome shotgun sequence genomic DNA contains:
- the LOC117866673 gene encoding uncharacterized protein: protein MELRKSVSSISPPRLSESMGMAFMASGRAMASTRPSFVTPRSFFNWGKGAGGAESPPPPPQLKFQYHDVELPFPMSLVANTHLRGRELKCCYKATVDGFSATDFHRRCDFKGPCVVVGYTDGGFRFGGFSPEGYRSTDDYYDTLDAFLFYWPEAAAEAPVVLPKVGGSGAALFDYSRGGPQFGADGLLVGPPLTAVMGVFTGPDSSAGVGDLRSARSRLGLSYARRADGKESLFGDDGRAEVAEVLVFCSPQIASLY from the exons ATGGAATTGAGGAAGTCTGTCTCATCGATCTCACCACCACGCCTGAGTGAATCGATGGGCATGGCGTTCATGGCGAGCGGCAGGGCCATGGCGTCGACCAGGCCGAGCTTCGTCACTCCTCGCAGCTTCTTCAACTGGGGCAAAGGCGCCGGAGGAGctgagtcgccgccgccgccgccgcagctgaaGTTCCAGTACCACGACGTCGAGCTGCCGTTCCCCATGTCGCTCGTGGCGAACACACACCTCAGAG GCCGCGAGCTCAAGTGCTGCTACAAGGCCACCGTGGACGGCTTCAGCGCGACGGACTTCCACCGGCGGTGCGACTTCAAGGGCCCCTGCGTCGTCGTCGGCTACACCGACGGCGGCTTCAGGTTCGGTGGGTTCAGCCCGGAGGGGTACCGCAGCACGGACGACTACTACGACACGCTGGACGCCTTCCTTTTCTACTGGCCGGAGGCAGCCGCCGAGGCGCCGGTGGTGCTGCCGAAggtgggcggcagcggcgcggcgctgTTCGACTACTCCCGCGGCGGGCCGCAGTTCGGCGCCGACGGCCTGCTCGTCGGCCCGCCGCTCACCGCCGTGATGGGCGTGTTCACGGGGCCCGACTCcagcgccggcgtcggcgaccTCCGGAGCGCGCGGTCACGGCTCGGGCTGTCGTACGCGAGGCGGGCGGACGGGAAGGAGAGCCTGTTCGGCGACGACGGCAGGGCCGAGGTCGCGGAGGTGCTCGTCTTCTGCAGCCCGCAGATCGCGAGCCTCTACTGA
- the LOC117866238 gene encoding LOW QUALITY PROTEIN: uncharacterized protein (The sequence of the model RefSeq protein was modified relative to this genomic sequence to represent the inferred CDS: inserted 2 bases in 1 codon) — translation MRIYVHLLLFFLVLSTVLLLVSCQATLIKRKDREALLDLKFFIANDSSGALSSWGNGSSACTWTGVLCNHGGRVSKLDLRGLNLVGRISPSIGNLSALHSLYLQDNNFVGNIPNQLGMLGRLQVLNLSGNLLTGNIPSSLTNCTNLMTVDLSWNTISGNIPSSIHLLQRIRKLFIGKNKLDGSIPPSLGNLSLLNTLDVNTNNLTGTIPEVLGRLNYIQYLQLSINNLKGFVPLPLYNLSTLALFAFAKNDLSGEIPTDIGFRLPNLRVFHICINKFSGPIPSSLHNVTNIESIRMSNNLLTGSVPPGLNGLHNLTMYNIGFNHISDTTRIITDLTNCSKLQLIALDENLIEGSFPDSVGNLSSSLIKLYLGGNRINGQIPPSIRSLTSLTLLNVSYNQLSGSIPSEIGHLSELTVLGLAVNKLSGLIPVEIGRLTALTTLEINNNELVGRIPEELGLLQRVLSLDISSNKLHGDIPASIFALRSLSSVLNLSHNSLSGGLTETIGQLENIISIDLSDNLLNSSIPLSIVQCRSLQTLFLSRNGISGVIPDSIGNIRGLQILDLSSNKLTGSIPGSLANLPLQLLNLSMNDLNGLVPSNGIFENRSIVFLDGNPKLCYSRLTCYHSQYSSNRRRVHIVSAVAPASAVAISILILIFVFFLSRRYLVSAKTRAQDSIIKVNHPLISYEELWRVTNNFDQRNLIGVGSFGSVYKAILHDGTPVAIKVLDLSKVGAPKSWVAECQTLRNLRHRNLIKLVTICASADFAGNDFRALVYELMSQGSLEDWIHQGKQHEDGAGLNAEEVLNIAIDAASALEYMHSXTGGQVVHCDIKPSNVLLDGEMTAKVSDFGLARLLTPLQPEHQSISSTHGLKGSIGYIPPEYGYGSKPSTRGDVYSYGVMLLEMITGKSPLEQSFGGDMNLTKWVRDNLPHRAQEVIDKRLISATTDVCFEGVQDSSIEQPLLNCLLIPMLEVALSCVVESPNKRSSMHDSLLRLKQAKVTFLRNCSIIHL, via the exons ATGAGAATCTACGTCCATCTACTGCTTTTCTTTCTGGTTTTATCTACTGTTTTACTCTTAGTTTCTTGTCAAGCAACTCTAATCAAACGTAAGGACCGAGAGGCTCTCCTTGATCTGAAATTCTTCATCGCCAATGATTCCTCAGGAGCGTTATCTTCATGGGGGAATGGCTCCTCAGCTTGCACATGGACAGGGGTGCTGTGCAATCATGGCGGCAGGGTCTCAAAGCTGGATCTCCGGGGTCTCAACTTAGTTGGAAGGATTAGCCCTAGCATTGGAAATCTATCAGCTCTCCATTCCTTATACCTACAGGACAACAACTTTGTTGGTAACATTCCTAACCAGCTTGGTATGCTTGGTCGGCTTCAAGTGCTAAATCTTAGCGGCAACCTTCTTACAGGGAATATTCCCTCATCCTTGACAAACTGCACTAACCTCATGACCGTTGATTTGTCCTGGAACACCATTTCTGGCAATATTCCTTCATCCATCCACCTTCTTCAGAGAATTAGAAAGCTGTTCATAGGGAAGAACAAGCTAGATGGCAGTATCCCCCCATCACTTGGTAATTTGTCGTTGCTAAACACTCTTGATGTTAACACGAACAACCTCACCGGTACAATTCCTGAAGTTCTAGGCAGACTCAATTATATCCAGTACCTCCAGCTCTCCATAAATAACCTAAAAGGCTTCGTTCCACTACCACTTTACAATCTCTCTACACTTGCTTTATTTGCATTTGCAAAGAATGACCTTAGTGGTGAGATTCCAACTGATATTGGTTTTCGGCTCCCAAACCTCCGTGTCTTCCACATCTGCATCAACAAATTCAGTGGTCCGATCCCATCATCTCTTCACAATGTCACAAATATTGAAAGCATAAGAATGTCCAACAACCTACTTACCGGCTCTGTACCACCTGGTCTTAATGGACTCCATAACCTTACCATGTACAACATTGGTTTCAACCATATATCTGACACTACAAGGATCATTACAGACCTAACAAACTGCAGTAAGCTGCAACTTATTGCCCTTGATGAGAATCTCATTGAGGGATCATTTCCTGATTCAGTTGGTAACCTTTCAAGCTCTCTTATAAAGCTATACCTTGGTGGCAACAGGATAAACGGTCAAATACCACCCTCTATACGGAGTTTAACATCCTTGACATTACTTAACGTAAGTTACAATCAACTATCTGGGAGTATCCCATCAGAGATAGGCCATCTCAGTGAGCTAACAGTGCTTGGGCTTGCTGTGAACAAATTATCTGGGCTGATCCCAGTGGAGATTGGGCGCCTTACTGCGCTCACAACACTAGAGATCAATAACAATGAGTTGGTTGGTAGAATTCCAGAAGAGTTGGGTCTCCTTCAACGTGTTCTGTCACTGGATATATCAAGCAACAAACTTCATGGGGACATCCCTGCATCCATCTTTGCACTGAGGAGTCTTAGTTCTGTTCTTAATCTGTCACATAATTCTCTTAGTGGAGGATTAACTGAAACAATTGGCCAGCTAGAGAACATCATCTCTATTGACCTCTCAGACAATTTACTCAACAGTAGTATCCCACTCTCGATAGTGCAGTGCCGGAGCCTGCAAACATTATTTTTGAGCAGAAATGGTATTTCAGGAGTGATCCCTGACAGTATTGGGAATATTAGAGGATTGCAAATCCTTGACCTTTCAAGCAACAAGTTAACCGGTAGCATACCTGGAAGCCTAGCTAATCTGCCCCTTCAACTGTTAAACCTCTCAATGAATGACCTAAATGGGTTGGTTCCAAGCAATGGAATCTTTGAAAACCGCTCCATTGTTTTCCTTGATGGAAACCCAAAACTGTGCTACTCAAGGTTGACATGCTACCACTCGCAATATTCCTCCAACCGCCGAAGGGTGCACATAGTGTCTGCGGTTGCTCCTGCGTCAGCAGTTGCAATTTCCATCCTTATAttgatttttgttttcttcctgTCCCGAAGATATTTAGTAAGTGCAAAGACAAGAGCACAAGACAGTATTATCAAAGTAAATCACCCACTTATTTCGTATGAAGAGCTATGGCGTGTGACCAACAACTTTGATCAAAGAAACCTTATCGGTGTTGGTAGCTTTGGTTCGGTTTACAAAGCTATACTGCATGATGGAACACCAGTGGCCATCAAAGTACTAGACCTGAGCAAGGTGGGAGCACCCAAGAGCTGGGTTGCAGAGTGTCAGACTCTCAGAAATTTGAGACATCGTAACCTCATAAAGCTGGTCACAATTTGTGCAAGTGCGGATTTTGCTGGTAACGACTTCCGTGCTTTGGTTTATGAGCTAATGAGCCAAGGAAGTCTAGAAGACTGGATTCACCAAGGTAAACAACATGAAGATGGAGCTGGGCTTAATGCTGAAGAGGTGCTCAACATAGCCATTGATGCAGCAAGTGCGCTGGAATACATGCACAG GACTGGGGGACAGGTTGTGCACTGTGATATCAAACCTAGCAATGTGCTGCTGGATGGAGAAATGACTGCAAAAGTTAGTGACTTTGGTTTAGCCCGGTTGTTGACTCCATTGCAACCAGAACACCAATCGATTTCCAGTACTCATGGACTTAAGGGCTCTATTGGATATATTCCACCAG AATATGGATACGGGAGTAAACCATCAACAAGAGGTGATGTCTACAGCTACGGCGTTATGCTCCTTGAGATGATCACCGGAAAGAGCCCTCTCGAGCAGAGCTTTGGAGGTGACATGAATCTTACAAAATGGGTGCGAGATAATTTGCCCCATCGAGCTCAAGAAGTAATTGACAAGCGACTCATAAGTGCTACAACTGATGTCTGCTTTGAAGGGGTGCAGGATAGTAGTATCGAGCAGCCGCTGCTGAACTGCTTGCTAATACCCATGTTGGAAGTGGCTTTATCTTGTGTCGTGGAGTCTCCAAATAAACGAAGCAGCATGCATGATTCTCTCTTAAGGTTGAAGCAAGCGAAGGTGACTTTCTTGCGCAACTGCAGTATCATCCATCTGTAA